In the Wyeomyia smithii strain HCP4-BCI-WySm-NY-G18 chromosome 2, ASM2978416v1, whole genome shotgun sequence genome, one interval contains:
- the LOC129725267 gene encoding uncharacterized protein LOC129725267 yields the protein MAQVENFIDELTVLKRNRDRPTDQWITIERSSPLYKLTPLLDESGLIRMEGRVERVDFLPFDLRFPAILPNNHRITWLIVQHYHERSGHGYRQAVKNELRQLYYIPHVDAVVRKVSSSCVWCKVHRSRPQVPRMAPLPVQRLTPNLRPFSFVGVDYLEPFDVIVGRRTEKRWIALFTCLVTRAVHLEVAHGLSTQSCLMAVYRFVGRRGWPCEFFSDNGTNLRGASKEVLEVVRGIGDDCADQITNARTKWTFNPPATPHMGGVWERLVRSVKEMLTALDDGRRVTDEILQTTIVEAEDIINSRPLTYVSQQTEEAEALTPNHFLRGTSPNQPCAGSPVVHTAKALRNAFQRSQQLANVMWERWIKEYVPSLNQRTKWFGETRPLKSGDLVYVVDNNRRG from the coding sequence atggcGCAGGTGGAAAACTTTATCGATGAACTGACGGTACTGAAACGAAACAGGGATCGTCCGACTGATCAGTGGATAACCATCGAAAGGTCTAGTCCGTTGTACAAACTGACTCCGTTGCTCGATGAGAGTGGCTTGATCCGCATGGAGGGACGAGTTGAGCGAGTAGACTTTCTTCCGTTTGATTTACGTTTTCCAGCGATTCTGCCGAACAATCATAGAATTACGTGGTTGATTGTTCAACATTATCACGAGAGGAGTGGACATGGATACCGCCAGGCGGTGAAAAACGAGCTGAGGCAGTTGTATTACATTCCACACGTGGATGCGGTGGTTCGAAAGGTATCGTCTTCATGCGTTTGGTGCAAGGTGCATCGTAGTCGGCCTCAAGTTCCGCGTATGGCTCCGCTGCCGGTACAGAGACTCACGCCAAACCTTCGTCCGTTCAGCTTCGTTGGAGTCGATTATTTGGAACCGTTTGATGTTATTGTTGGGCGCCGAACAGAGAAACGGTGGATCGCGCTGTTTACCTGTCTGGTAACACGCGCGGTGCATTTGGAAGTGGCACACGGGTTGAGTACTCAGTCGTGCCTAATGGCAGTATATCGGTTCGTGGGTCGTCGTGGTTGGCCGTGCGAATTCTTTTCCGATAACGGAACCAATCTGCGAGGAGCTAGCAAAGAAGTGCTAGAAGTTGTTCGGGGAATAGGAGACGACTGCGCCGATCAAATTACAAACGCTCGGACAAAGTGGACGTTTAATCCGCCAGCAACACCCCATATGGGAGGCGTATGGGAGCGTCTTGTACGTTCAGTGAAGGAGATGCTGACGGCTCTTGACGACGGTAGGCGTGTAACGGATGAGATTCTGCAAACAACTATTGTCGAGGCGGAGGACATAATAAATTCGCGTCCGCTCACCTACGTTTCACAGCAGACAGAGGAAGCTGAAGCACTCACCCCGAACCATTTTTTGAGGGGTACCTCACCGAACCAGCCTTGCGCAGGTTCACCAGTTGTACACACAGCAAAAGCACTTCGGAACGCGTTTCAGCGTTCACAGCAGTTAGCCAACGTGATGTGGGAGAGATGGATAAAGGAGTATGTTCCCTCGCTAAATCAGAGGACAAAATGGTTCGGCGAGACTAGACCGTTGAAATCTGGAGATTTGGTGTACGTCGTGGACAACAACCGACGTGGGTAA
- the LOC129725262 gene encoding uncharacterized protein LOC129725262, with product MLEPLIVTWTGNINRYENRSRRDGLELQLPKQNVRLAEVAKRYQHLAEVPTKDYPSELPKILIGLDNLYLFAPLESRIGRPSEPIAVRSRLGWTIYGSEKRKTSVHTYLNLHSVARVSNQELHDLIRKQYEMDETAVTPFTAPEPVDEKRAREILETTTRRVGDRFETGLLWRKDERWFPDSYPMANVCQQIVDYQKKGYAHKITAEEIVETPSSTVWYLPMNVVINPRKPGKVRLVWDAAASVGGVSLNSALLKGPDMLVPLPKVVCGFRQGPVAFGGDIQEMYHQLKIRTEDKQALRFMFGSDSTGAPQVYVMDVATFGATCSPCSAQFVKNLNAKQFEKEFPEAAVAIIEKHYVDDYYDSVDTVEEAVERARQVQYIHSKGGFHLRNWVSNSEEFLQRIGERSADTAVHFSRDKGTEYERVLGIVWEPMDDSFCFATASKTDFLKILNGVEHATKRAVLSFVMAQFDPMGFLTPITVCGKMLVQDLWRNGCEWDARIDEVSFQKWLRWIQMMQNVGSFKLPRSYFGGAKSNEITNLQLHVFADASETAYGCVAYFRAIVQGEVRCALVMSRSKVAPLKQISIPRLELLAAVLGARLSRAVLENHNIVIGKMVYWIDASVVLSWIRSDQRRYRQFVGFRIGEILTLTRLTDWRWVPTRVNVADQLTKWGKDPDMHPNSSWVRGPAFLYQSEEGWPKRELPPANTTEELRIHLLLHEVKGSDVLVDPGRFSKWTVLVRTMACVLRFVSNCKRNVAGLPIEALRATNKQAKVLKL from the exons ATGCTAGAGCCCCTGATCGTCACTTGGACGGGCAACATCAACCGTTACGAGAACAGGTCCAGGAGG GACGGTTTGGAGTTGCAGTTGCCAAAGCAAAACGTACGGCTTGCGGAAGTGGCGAAACGGTATCAGCATTTGGCTGAGGTACCAACTAAGGATTATCCGTCGGAGCTGCCCAAGATTCTTATAGGTTTAGACAACCTATATCTATTCGCGCCATTGGAGTCGCGCATCGGTAGACCAAGTGAACCTATCGCAGTACGGTCGAGGCTCGGCTGGACGATTTATGGGTCGGAAAAACGTAAGACCAGTGTCCACACATATCTGAATCTGCATTCAGTGGCACGAGTGAGCAACCAAGAGCTGCACGACCTTATTCGGAAACAATATGAGATGGATGAGACAGCGGTTACACCGTTCACCGCGCCGGAACCGGTCGACGAGAAACGTGCTCGAGAAATTCTCGAAACGACAACGAGGAGGGTGGGCGATCGTTTCGAAACAGGGTTACTGTGGCGAAAAGATGAGCGATGGTTTCCTGACAGCTATCCGATGGCT AACGTCTGCCAGCAGATTGTGGACTACCAAAAGAAGGGCTACGCTCATAAAATAACTGCAGAAGAGATCGTAGAAACTCCTAGCTCGACGGTGTGGTACCTACCGATGAACGTGGTGATAAATCCGCGGAAACCTGGTAAAGTACGCCTGGTTTGGGATGCAGCTGCGTCAGTTGGAGGTGTTTCGCTGAACTCAGCGTTACTGAAGGGACCGGATATGCTGGTACCACTTCCCAAAGTCGTTTGCGGGTTCCGACAAGGTCCAGTGGCTTTCGGAGGGGACATCCAGGAGATGTATCACCAGTTAAAAATCCGGACTGAAGATAAGCAAGCGCTGCGTTTCATGTTTGGCAGTGACTCAACTGGAGCACCGCAAGTATATGTGATGGACGTGGCAACTTTCGGTGCAACGTGTTCGCCATGTTCAGCGCAGTTCGTTAAAAATCTAAATGCGAAACAGTTCGAAAAAGAGTTCCCGGAAGCAGCGGTAGCTATAATAGAGAAGCACTACGTGGATGACTACTACGACAGTGTAGATACCGTCGAGGAGGCAGTCGAACGGGCAAGGCAAGTGCAATATATTCACTCGAAGGGAGGATTTCACTTACGAAACTGGGTGTCGAATTCGGAGGAGTTTCTGCAAAGAATCGGCGAACGTAGTGCAGACACAGCAGTGCATTTCAGTCGAGACAAAGGCACGGAGTACGAGCGTGTTCTAGGGATCGTTTGGGAACCGATGGATGATAGTTTTTGTTTCGCTACCGCTTCAAAGACGGATTTCCTCAAAATCCTCAATGGCGTGGAACATGCGACGAAGCGGGCGGTTCTCAGCTTTGTGATGGCTCAATTTGATCCCATGGGATTCCTCACACCGATTACCGTATGTGGAAAAATGTTGGTCCAGGATCTTTGGAGAAATGGCTGTGAATGGGATGCTAGGATCGATGAAGTATCGTTCCAGAAATGGCTGCGCTGGATACAGATGATGCAAAACGTTGGGTCGTTCAAGCTGCCAAGGAGTTATTTTGGAGGTGCAAAGTCTAACGAAATAACGAATCTGCAGTTGCACGTATTCGCTGATGCTAGCGAGACAGCGTACGGGTGTGTAGCGTATTTCAGGGCGATCGTGCAAGGAGAAGTAAGGTGTGCGTTGGTCATGAGTCGATCTAAGGTGGCACCACTGAAGCAGATCTCGATCCCACGACTAGAGCTTCTGGCTGCTGTTTTGGGAGCACGGTTGTCACGGGCTGTGCTCGAGAACCACAACATCGTTATTGGAAAAATGGTTTACTGGATCGACGCGAGCGTAGTGCTATCGTGGATTCGATCCGATCAGCGAAGGTACAGACAGTTCGTGGGGTTCCGGATTGGCGAGATTCTTACTCTGACGAGGTTAACCGATTGGCGCTGGGTACCGACCAGAGTTAACGTTGCAGACCAGCTTACGAAGTGGGGCAAGGATCCGGATATGCATCCTAACAGTTCGTGGGTTCGCGGACCAGCGTTTTTGTACCAAAGTGAAGAAGGGTGGCCGAAAAGAGAACTGCCGCCGGCAAACACGACAGAGGAACTGAGAATCCATCTATTGCTGCATGAGGTGAAAGGATCGGATGTTCTCGTGGATCCTGGCCGCTTCTCTAAATGGACGGTGTTAGTACGAACTATGGCGTGCGTACTTCGTTTCGTATCGAATTGTAAAAGAAATGTTGCCGGGTTGCCGATTGAGGCACTGCGTGCAACGAACAAGCAGGCGAAGGTACTTAAGTTATGA